cattagcgcaattagtccatttttcagggactaaaatgcaattaagaattagcccggggaccatgttgaaaagggtctaagtgcaattatccaaaagttcgggccaaagtgtaattcttgaaatctttttactaggggcatttgggagattcaggaaaaagcttcataaatgactttagagataaggatgaagtctcatgatgacgttagagataagatgaaggctcatgatgactttaaggataagatttgtataagatttgattggataagaaaagatttgatttagataacaatgattacaaaagatattagaagatttggaatgattatagaagatttacaatgattgcagagaatcttagaagattttggaatgattacaaaagatattagaagatttggaatgattatagaagatttacaatgattgtagagaatcttagaagattttggaatgatttgcaaaagatatcaaaagatttggaatgattatagaaaatattagaagatttggaatgattggaaaagattttgaaagatttgaaatgattgcagaatatatatttcttggtggctaagtttcctaaacatataaataggggctcaaggctaaggattctctcattcgaagttgtgatacatttgtgctagacgagagtgcttcgggtttagtggatagagggtttttaaagcatacgcgaggcatcacacgcgtagagcacttaggcagcgcgtgaggacctgtaaggaggtggtttggttaaaagacttgagaagttgcacgaaaattgaggttgggcacaagattcgaggtgttctgagtttcgttcaaggtgagttgttcgctaccaaaatttggctttcttatgagtggttctcctccaaaacttgatttattgtgcttgttctatctgaacatatggtgatttcatgcaaaatggttttgtgcattaaaacggtaaccggtgacggttggatttatgagggaggtttgtccctaaacgttttgaactgtgcattgcattttataaatgttgtttatacgatgcattgaattgtgaattgtggcattgtcttgagttttatgtgtacgtatggaatgtcagcctcggatgttgtctggatagtgtagccataattctccaagggcgtgacggaataataggggtatctgatgctagtgtgcatgtcaggatagccgccttggtttccgtgccagaccgtttggtcagggaagttgcactaggacgactaggtgatccatactgtgttgttcatgtgggatgtcagcctaggatgttgtctggatagtgtagccgtaattctccaagggcgtgacggaataataggggtatctgatgctgggtgtgcatgtcaggatagccgccttgatttccgtgccaggccgtttggccagggaagttgcactaggacgactaggtggtccatgtgaaattttggagttgggattgtatggtggttcctggatgcttaaggtgggaacgtattctggtgagatgcgttggcagccccatttaagctagaatcgcgtcgcgtcgtcgtgtcgtcgagtcggtgtggtggcatagcttttagagagattgctctttccccatggtagggttaagcgcgtgggaattctcttgagctagggcttaccgggtatattggtttatttcatgtcttgcattattcatgaaaaatgtgttttgaactctcacttagatgattcatcatctaatttggactttgtccctggaatattcaaacgttccaggtgaaggcagcggtgcaaaagggaaaggaatcgtcgaggagtgacggcgattagcggatagtttacattatgtcttttcagttatgttatttacttttgaaaacgtcatgtaaacgttagtgcaactttatatataaataaagtggttttggttatgacctgttgaggtttcgatctagcttccgcatttgtgttggtgaacctgtcttggtttattaatggttcatagttgatatactgagaaggtgtaacgggatcttcggggaatggtttttgtgttggatttttgtttgaaaaaaatctatccccggaatcttacgttacgttaacgctcccgagaattggggtgttacaattggtatcagagcgaaggtTTGGAATTTAAGAGACTCTGATTAGGGTTTGAAATGTAAGGGATTCTGATTAGAGCGATGGTTATTTAAAGATTATAGATTTCGttggaaatttagaaactaTCGATTCGAGGGCAATAGTTGAAATTTCATGTGGAGTAATGAGATAACTGGTAGTTATCGGGAATGATCGAGTTAGAAATAATTCGATTCGGATCAAGGATCCTAGGGATATTAAACTCAGGATGATTTGATAAGTGTTTTGGAGAATCGAGTTTAAGGATTTTGaggattgattttgatgatagggatctaaaaataaatgttgtgaGGATCGAGGTAAGGTACCTCAAGGAAACAACTCATAGGAACGAGTCAAGAGTGTTTAGTTCAAATGTTGATCTAGAAAATGAAGTGGTCGGGTTGTAGGATTGAGTCCCGTAAAGATGATTGGAGATTAGAAATTGTcactattcatgatttgagatttggaCAGGGTATCCTTAATGGTTGTGGGACCTGAAAGATCTTTTAGCAAGATAGAGATTATCTTTACGTGAGATTTGCACTGATTAAggaagtgtttttctttttcagatggtgaaaactcgAAGAGTCATGGATCTTAGCGAGCGAGATGAAAGTGACAGTAGTAGCAGTCATCATAGCCGTTCTGCGAATCGTGTCACAAACGATGGACGACAAGAGGAGCGATCAGGTCCTAGTGAGAATAGATTTGATCGAATGGAAAGAATCTTAGAAGGCATGCTGACACATGTAACAAGGAATGAGCCATCGAGGCATACAACTCATGTGTTGGATCAGTATCGCCGACAGAGACCCCCGGTGTTCAGGGGAAAAGCAGAAGACGACCCCTGCATGGCGGAATACTGGATGGAGCAAACCGAGAAGCTGCTCCAACATTTGCAGTGCAGTGACGAAGATAAGGTCAACTGTGCTACATTCATGCTTGAGGAAGACGCTGCacgatggtggcaatcagcCCAGCGAGCTTTGCAAAGGACACCTAGGCAAGTGGAACAAGATCCAAGGCCAAGGCAAGCTCAACCTGTGACTTGGGCTAGATTCAAGGAAGCGtttgacacaaaatattttcctcgaaactggagagaagaaaagacttgggagTTCATGAAATTAAAGCAGACTGACGAGATGTCGGTGACCCAATATGACGTAAAGTTTACTCAACTGATCCGGTATGTACCTATGTACGAAGCCGATGAGTGGCAGAAAGCCCAGAAATTTGTGGGTGGATTGAAAGTAGGACTGCAGCAAGCTCTTAGCTCGTGGACTTTGGACACCTACAATGAGGCATTGCATAGAGCCTTATCCACTGAGACTAATTTACTGCGAGTTAGTTTGATTCGATCGgacgagaagaagaaagatccgAAAGGTGGGGAGCATAAATCAGATGGAAGGAACTCCAAAAGCAATGAGCCATGTCCCCAATGCG
The sequence above is a segment of the Diospyros lotus cultivar Yz01 chromosome 7, ASM1463336v1, whole genome shotgun sequence genome. Coding sequences within it:
- the LOC127805717 gene encoding uncharacterized protein LOC127805717, which produces MDLSERDESDSSSSHHSRSANRVTNDGRQEERSGPSENRFDRMERILEGMLTHVTRNEPSRHTTHVLDQYRRQRPPVFRGKAEDDPCMAEYWMEQTEKLLQHLQCSDEDKVNCATFMLEEDAARWWQSAQRALQRTPRQVEQDPRPRQAQPTDEMSVTQYDVKFTQLIRYVPMYEADEWQKAQKFVGGLKVGLQQALSSWTLDTYNEALHRALSTETNLLRVSLIRSDEKKKDPKGGEHKSDGRNSKSNEPCPQCGKVHSGKQCFQGHIRCFSCGEEGHKQNDCPKNKEAPPTGNRMRITCFSCQQPGHYSSECPKRQKVEQMGKANEAQKPRPGRVFYLSKDDDDIYWTKEKGTSS